In a genomic window of uncultured Flavobacterium sp.:
- a CDS encoding glycoside hydrolase family 95 protein — protein sequence MNIKKYKSLLFIILPFLGYSQSNPLELWYTKPASQWEETLPLGNGRLGIMPDGGITTEKLVLNDITLWSGSPQDANNYKAYTFLPQIRELLLANKNSDAEKLINENFVCTGPGSGSGDGANVQFGCYQVLGDMTLKFNYKTQSKATNYSRNLNIQTAIAATQFTLDGVTYKREYFAGFGDDAAFIKLTSSKKGKLNFTVQLDRLEHFKTVNGSDNSLVMSGQLNNGIDGKGMKYEAKVKAQLKDGNALYTNNIIEIKNATEVVLFISAGTDFKDKNFEVSVDKILDSAMQKKYQDQKKTHIENYQKLFNRVALNFGKPAKKALPTNERLDAFMKDSDSDAGLPVLFYQYGRYLSISSTRVGLLPPNLQGLWAHQVQTPWNGDYHLDVNVQMNHWALETANLSELNLPLKDLVKQMVPYGEKTVKAYYNADGWVAHVITNVWGFTEPGESASWGIAKAGSGWLCNNLWNHYLYSNDKVYLAEIYPVIKGAAQFYNSMLVKDPETGWLVTSPSVSPENSFFLPNGQEAHVCMGPTIDNQIVRELFDNVISASTKLGLDKDLKIELEKRLKLLPPAGVISPDGRIQEWLKPYKETDPQHRHVSHLYGLYPASLITPESTPELAEAVKKTLEIRGDDGPSWSIAYKMLFWSRLKEGNRAYKLLKTILRPTLATNINYGAGGGVYPNLLSAGPPFQIDGNFGATAGIGEMLIQSHAGFIELLPAMPDVWLNEGEVKGLKSEGNFTVNIKWEKGKVTKYEVFSPVTTKVKVKVNGEMKEITSSKL from the coding sequence ATGAATATCAAAAAATATAAATCATTACTTTTTATAATACTGCCTTTTTTAGGCTATTCGCAAAGTAATCCGTTAGAATTATGGTATACAAAACCAGCATCTCAATGGGAAGAAACCTTACCATTAGGAAACGGACGTTTGGGAATTATGCCCGATGGAGGAATCACAACTGAAAAATTGGTTCTTAACGATATAACTTTATGGAGCGGATCACCACAAGATGCGAACAATTATAAAGCATATACTTTTTTGCCTCAGATCAGAGAATTGCTTTTAGCCAATAAAAACAGCGATGCCGAAAAGCTAATCAATGAAAATTTTGTCTGTACAGGTCCGGGTTCAGGAAGTGGAGACGGCGCAAATGTGCAGTTTGGATGTTATCAGGTTTTGGGAGATATGACCTTAAAATTTAATTATAAAACCCAATCAAAAGCTACAAATTACAGCAGAAATCTGAATATACAAACTGCAATTGCAGCAACGCAATTTACACTTGATGGCGTAACGTATAAACGTGAATATTTTGCAGGTTTTGGTGATGATGCCGCTTTTATCAAATTGACTTCAAGTAAAAAAGGAAAGTTGAATTTCACTGTTCAGTTAGATCGGCTAGAACATTTTAAAACCGTAAATGGAAGCGATAATTCTCTTGTAATGTCAGGACAATTAAACAATGGAATCGACGGAAAAGGAATGAAATATGAAGCTAAAGTAAAAGCTCAATTAAAAGATGGAAATGCTTTATATACTAATAATATAATCGAAATAAAAAATGCAACAGAAGTCGTATTATTTATTTCTGCAGGAACTGATTTTAAAGATAAAAACTTCGAAGTTTCAGTAGATAAAATTCTGGATTCAGCGATGCAAAAGAAATATCAGGATCAGAAGAAAACACACATCGAAAATTATCAGAAGTTATTCAATCGCGTTGCTTTGAACTTTGGGAAACCAGCCAAAAAAGCATTGCCCACAAATGAGCGTTTAGATGCTTTTATGAAAGATTCTGATTCAGATGCAGGACTTCCGGTTTTGTTTTACCAATATGGTCGTTATTTAAGTATTAGCAGTACAAGAGTTGGTTTGTTGCCACCAAATTTACAAGGTTTATGGGCGCATCAAGTGCAAACACCTTGGAATGGAGATTATCATCTTGACGTAAATGTCCAGATGAATCATTGGGCTTTAGAAACTGCAAATTTATCAGAATTGAATCTTCCGCTGAAAGATTTGGTTAAACAAATGGTTCCTTACGGAGAAAAAACCGTAAAAGCTTATTACAATGCCGATGGTTGGGTGGCGCACGTAATTACCAATGTTTGGGGCTTTACAGAACCTGGCGAAAGTGCTTCATGGGGAATTGCAAAAGCAGGTTCTGGTTGGTTGTGCAACAATTTATGGAACCATTATTTGTATTCAAATGATAAAGTATATTTGGCTGAAATTTATCCGGTTATAAAAGGAGCAGCTCAGTTTTACAACAGTATGTTGGTAAAAGATCCCGAAACAGGTTGGTTGGTAACTTCGCCATCTGTATCACCTGAAAATTCGTTTTTCTTACCAAACGGACAAGAAGCACACGTTTGTATGGGACCAACAATTGACAATCAGATTGTTCGTGAATTATTTGATAACGTAATCTCAGCATCAACAAAATTAGGATTGGACAAGGATTTAAAAATTGAGCTCGAAAAACGATTGAAATTATTGCCTCCGGCAGGAGTAATTTCGCCTGATGGAAGAATTCAGGAATGGTTAAAACCTTATAAAGAAACAGATCCGCAGCATCGCCATGTTTCTCATTTATACGGTTTATATCCGGCATCTTTAATTACGCCTGAAAGCACTCCTGAACTTGCAGAAGCAGTTAAGAAAACTCTTGAAATAAGAGGAGATGATGGTCCGAGTTGGTCTATAGCTTACAAAATGTTGTTTTGGTCGCGTTTGAAAGAAGGAAACCGAGCTTATAAATTATTAAAAACAATATTAAGACCAACATTGGCAACAAACATCAATTATGGAGCAGGAGGAGGAGTTTATCCAAATTTACTTTCGGCTGGACCACCATTTCAAATTGATGGAAATTTTGGAGCTACAGCAGGAATCGGCGAAATGCTGATTCAAAGTCACGCAGGATTTATCGAATTATTGCCTGCAATGCCAGATGTTTGGCTAAACGAAGGCGAAGTAAAAGGGCTTAAATCCGAAGGAAACTTTACGGTAAACATCAAATGGGAAAAAGGTAAAGTAACGAAATATGAAGTTTTTTCTCCTGTAACAACAAAGGTAAAAGTGAAAGTGAACGGAGAAATGAAAGAGATTACGTCTTCTAAATTGTAA